In a single window of the Gossypium hirsutum isolate 1008001.06 chromosome D02, Gossypium_hirsutum_v2.1, whole genome shotgun sequence genome:
- the LOC107903856 gene encoding BTB/POZ domain-containing protein At3g08570 isoform X2, with the protein MLQGTSPLLLMENPFYFISGKIRKMVADGKDYNVSKLELVNFPGGPHTFELAMKFCYGMNFEITAANAALLRCAAEYLEMSEDYREENLIARTEVYLNDVVVQSLEKCVEVLCTCENLPPIVEELGIINTCVEAIAMNACKEQLVSGLSTLDCNGESTELKTGCMKWWIEDLSVLRIDYYHKVITSMARIGVRPDSIVESLMHYAQISLKSIGKCQIWNPARPNSNSGTTENEQKTIVEALVNLLPTLKSSNVPLSFLFGMLRMAIMVEATVACRLELERRIAFRLEMASLDDLLIPSLRAGDSLFDIDTVHRILVNFLQQIEDEENEDSGGYESDGLASLGHGSLLKVGRLIDSYLAEIAPDPYLSLQKFIAMIETLPDYSRVIDDGLYRAIDIYLKAHPMLSDHECKKLCKFIDCQKLSQEATNHAAQNERLPVQMAIKVLYFEQLRLKNALCGSNDDGFLSQKISSGVPSAAMSPRDNYASLRRENRELKLEISRMRVRLSELEKEQVVMKRGMMEKSGNGKTFFTSLSKGIGRIGIFSGPGGGKRRKPRGSEGKSGRSRRYSVS; encoded by the exons ATGTTGCAGGGGACTTCACCATTACTGTTGATGGAGAATCCTTTCTACTTCATAAG TGGAAAGATTCGAAAAATGGTTGCTGATGGAAAAGATTACAATGTTTCAAAACTAGAATTGGTTAATTTTCCGGGTGGACCACACACATTCGAGCTCGCCATGAAGTTTTGTTACGGCATGAACTTCGAGATCACTGCCGCAAACGCCGCCCTCTTACGTTGTGCGGCCGAATATTTGGAAATGAGCGAAGATTACCGTGAAGAAAACCTTATTGCCCGAACCGAAGTTTACTTGAATGATGTTGTAGTTCAAAGTCTTGAGAAATGTGTTGAAGTACTCTGTACTTGCGAGAATCTCCCTCCAATAGTTGAGGAATTGGGaattataaatacatgtgtgGAAGCTATTGCTATGAATGCATGTAAAGAGCAATTAGTGTCCGGTTTATCCACATTAGATTGCAACGGCGAATCAACGGAACTTAAAACCGGGTGTATGAAATGGTGGATTGAGGATCTATCAGTCCTTAGAATTGATTATTATCATAAGGTTATCACTTCCATGGCAAGAATAGGTGTTAGACCAGACAGTATAGTGGAATCATTGATGCATTATGCTCAAATATCATTGAAAAGTATCGGAAAATGTCAAATTTGGAACCCGGCAAGACCGAACTCGAACTCTGGTACAACAGAAAATGAGCAAAAGACAATAGTGGAAGCCCTTGTAAATCTTTTACCAACATTGAAAAGCTCTAATGTTCCATTGAGTTTCCTATTTGGGATGCTTAGGATGGCAATCATGGTAGAAGCAACAGTTGCTTGTAGGCTTGAACTTGAGAGGAGAATAGCGTTTAGATTAGAAATGGCTTCACTTGATGATTTGCTTATACCATCTCTCCGAGCAGGAGATTCTCTTTTCGACATTGATACTGTCCACCGAATACTCGTAAATTTCTTACAGCAAATCGAAGATGAAGAAAATGAAGACAGTGGCGGATACGAGTCGGATGGCCTTGCTTCTCTAGGCCATGGTTCTTTATTGAAAGTAGGACGGCTTATCGATTCGTATTTAGCTGAAATTGCACCTGATCCTTATCTAAGTCTGCAGAAATTCATTGCTATGATCGAAACATTACCAGATTACTCTCGGGTTATCGATGACGGTCTTTACAGAGCAATTGATATATACTTAAAG GCACATCCAATGCTAAGTGATCATGAATGCAAGAAGCTATGCAAATTCATAGACTGTCAAAAACTATCTCAAGAAGCTACCAACCATGCAGCACAAAACGAGCGACTCCCAGTACAAATGGCAATTAAGGTGCTATATTTCGAGCAGCTACGGTTAAAGAATGCCTTGTGTGGGAGCAATGACGATGGATTCTTGTCCCAGAAAATAAGCAGCGGTGTCCCGAGTGCCGCTATGTCGCCTCGAGATAACTACGCCTCGTTAAGAAGAGAAAACCGAGAACTGAAGCTCGAGATATCGAGAATGAGAGTAAGGTTGAGTGAGTTGGAGAAAGAGCAAGTGGTGATGAAACGTGGGATGATGGAGAAATCAGGGAATGGGAAGACTTTCTTCACTTCTTTATCGAAAGGGATCGGGAGGATCGGGATATTTAGCGGTCCCGGTGGAGGAAAACGTCGCAAGCCACGCGGATCAGAAGGGAAAAGCGGAAGGAGTCGAAGGTATTCTGTGTCTTAA
- the LOC107903856 gene encoding BTB/POZ domain-containing protein At3g08570 isoform X3 — protein sequence MKFCYGMNFEITAANAALLRCAAEYLEMSEDYREENLIARTEVYLNDVVVQSLEKCVEVLCTCENLPPIVEELGIINTCVEAIAMNACKEQLVSGLSTLDCNGESTELKTGCMKWWIEDLSVLRIDYYHKVITSMARIGVRPDSIVESLMHYAQISLKSIGKCQIWNPARPNSNSGTTENEQKTIVEALVNLLPTLKSSNVPLSFLFGMLRMAIMVEATVACRLELERRIAFRLEMASLDDLLIPSLRAGDSLFDIDTVHRILVNFLQQIEDEENEDSGGYESDGLASLGHGSLLKVGRLIDSYLAEIAPDPYLSLQKFIAMIETLPDYSRVIDDGLYRAIDIYLKAHPMLSDHECKKLCKFIDCQKLSQEATNHAAQNERLPVQMAIKVLYFEQLRLKNALCGSNDDGFLSQKISSGVPSAAMSPRDNYASLRRENRELKLEISRMRVRLSELEKEQVVMKRGMMEKSGNGKTFFTSLSKGIGRIGIFSGPGGGKRRKPRGSEGKSGRSRRYSVS from the exons ATGAAGTTTTGTTACGGCATGAACTTCGAGATCACTGCCGCAAACGCCGCCCTCTTACGTTGTGCGGCCGAATATTTGGAAATGAGCGAAGATTACCGTGAAGAAAACCTTATTGCCCGAACCGAAGTTTACTTGAATGATGTTGTAGTTCAAAGTCTTGAGAAATGTGTTGAAGTACTCTGTACTTGCGAGAATCTCCCTCCAATAGTTGAGGAATTGGGaattataaatacatgtgtgGAAGCTATTGCTATGAATGCATGTAAAGAGCAATTAGTGTCCGGTTTATCCACATTAGATTGCAACGGCGAATCAACGGAACTTAAAACCGGGTGTATGAAATGGTGGATTGAGGATCTATCAGTCCTTAGAATTGATTATTATCATAAGGTTATCACTTCCATGGCAAGAATAGGTGTTAGACCAGACAGTATAGTGGAATCATTGATGCATTATGCTCAAATATCATTGAAAAGTATCGGAAAATGTCAAATTTGGAACCCGGCAAGACCGAACTCGAACTCTGGTACAACAGAAAATGAGCAAAAGACAATAGTGGAAGCCCTTGTAAATCTTTTACCAACATTGAAAAGCTCTAATGTTCCATTGAGTTTCCTATTTGGGATGCTTAGGATGGCAATCATGGTAGAAGCAACAGTTGCTTGTAGGCTTGAACTTGAGAGGAGAATAGCGTTTAGATTAGAAATGGCTTCACTTGATGATTTGCTTATACCATCTCTCCGAGCAGGAGATTCTCTTTTCGACATTGATACTGTCCACCGAATACTCGTAAATTTCTTACAGCAAATCGAAGATGAAGAAAATGAAGACAGTGGCGGATACGAGTCGGATGGCCTTGCTTCTCTAGGCCATGGTTCTTTATTGAAAGTAGGACGGCTTATCGATTCGTATTTAGCTGAAATTGCACCTGATCCTTATCTAAGTCTGCAGAAATTCATTGCTATGATCGAAACATTACCAGATTACTCTCGGGTTATCGATGACGGTCTTTACAGAGCAATTGATATATACTTAAAG GCACATCCAATGCTAAGTGATCATGAATGCAAGAAGCTATGCAAATTCATAGACTGTCAAAAACTATCTCAAGAAGCTACCAACCATGCAGCACAAAACGAGCGACTCCCAGTACAAATGGCAATTAAGGTGCTATATTTCGAGCAGCTACGGTTAAAGAATGCCTTGTGTGGGAGCAATGACGATGGATTCTTGTCCCAGAAAATAAGCAGCGGTGTCCCGAGTGCCGCTATGTCGCCTCGAGATAACTACGCCTCGTTAAGAAGAGAAAACCGAGAACTGAAGCTCGAGATATCGAGAATGAGAGTAAGGTTGAGTGAGTTGGAGAAAGAGCAAGTGGTGATGAAACGTGGGATGATGGAGAAATCAGGGAATGGGAAGACTTTCTTCACTTCTTTATCGAAAGGGATCGGGAGGATCGGGATATTTAGCGGTCCCGGTGGAGGAAAACGTCGCAAGCCACGCGGATCAGAAGGGAAAAGCGGAAGGAGTCGAAGGTATTCTGTGTCTTAA
- the LOC107903856 gene encoding BTB/POZ domain-containing protein At3g08570 isoform X1: MVSFSDNTSLSCPNNPSQAPKFANTFTTRIFSDVAGDFTITVDGESFLLHKFPLVSRSGKIRKMVADGKDYNVSKLELVNFPGGPHTFELAMKFCYGMNFEITAANAALLRCAAEYLEMSEDYREENLIARTEVYLNDVVVQSLEKCVEVLCTCENLPPIVEELGIINTCVEAIAMNACKEQLVSGLSTLDCNGESTELKTGCMKWWIEDLSVLRIDYYHKVITSMARIGVRPDSIVESLMHYAQISLKSIGKCQIWNPARPNSNSGTTENEQKTIVEALVNLLPTLKSSNVPLSFLFGMLRMAIMVEATVACRLELERRIAFRLEMASLDDLLIPSLRAGDSLFDIDTVHRILVNFLQQIEDEENEDSGGYESDGLASLGHGSLLKVGRLIDSYLAEIAPDPYLSLQKFIAMIETLPDYSRVIDDGLYRAIDIYLKAHPMLSDHECKKLCKFIDCQKLSQEATNHAAQNERLPVQMAIKVLYFEQLRLKNALCGSNDDGFLSQKISSGVPSAAMSPRDNYASLRRENRELKLEISRMRVRLSELEKEQVVMKRGMMEKSGNGKTFFTSLSKGIGRIGIFSGPGGGKRRKPRGSEGKSGRSRRYSVS; this comes from the exons ATGGTGTCATTCTCAGACAACACCTCTCTGTCTTGTCCTAACAATCCTTCCCAAGCTCCCAAGTTTGCCAACACCTTCACCACTAG AATCTTTTCAGATGTTGCAGGGGACTTCACCATTACTGTTGATGGAGAATCCTTTCTACTTCATAAG TTTCCATTGGTATCTCGAAGTGGAAAGATTCGAAAAATGGTTGCTGATGGAAAAGATTACAATGTTTCAAAACTAGAATTGGTTAATTTTCCGGGTGGACCACACACATTCGAGCTCGCCATGAAGTTTTGTTACGGCATGAACTTCGAGATCACTGCCGCAAACGCCGCCCTCTTACGTTGTGCGGCCGAATATTTGGAAATGAGCGAAGATTACCGTGAAGAAAACCTTATTGCCCGAACCGAAGTTTACTTGAATGATGTTGTAGTTCAAAGTCTTGAGAAATGTGTTGAAGTACTCTGTACTTGCGAGAATCTCCCTCCAATAGTTGAGGAATTGGGaattataaatacatgtgtgGAAGCTATTGCTATGAATGCATGTAAAGAGCAATTAGTGTCCGGTTTATCCACATTAGATTGCAACGGCGAATCAACGGAACTTAAAACCGGGTGTATGAAATGGTGGATTGAGGATCTATCAGTCCTTAGAATTGATTATTATCATAAGGTTATCACTTCCATGGCAAGAATAGGTGTTAGACCAGACAGTATAGTGGAATCATTGATGCATTATGCTCAAATATCATTGAAAAGTATCGGAAAATGTCAAATTTGGAACCCGGCAAGACCGAACTCGAACTCTGGTACAACAGAAAATGAGCAAAAGACAATAGTGGAAGCCCTTGTAAATCTTTTACCAACATTGAAAAGCTCTAATGTTCCATTGAGTTTCCTATTTGGGATGCTTAGGATGGCAATCATGGTAGAAGCAACAGTTGCTTGTAGGCTTGAACTTGAGAGGAGAATAGCGTTTAGATTAGAAATGGCTTCACTTGATGATTTGCTTATACCATCTCTCCGAGCAGGAGATTCTCTTTTCGACATTGATACTGTCCACCGAATACTCGTAAATTTCTTACAGCAAATCGAAGATGAAGAAAATGAAGACAGTGGCGGATACGAGTCGGATGGCCTTGCTTCTCTAGGCCATGGTTCTTTATTGAAAGTAGGACGGCTTATCGATTCGTATTTAGCTGAAATTGCACCTGATCCTTATCTAAGTCTGCAGAAATTCATTGCTATGATCGAAACATTACCAGATTACTCTCGGGTTATCGATGACGGTCTTTACAGAGCAATTGATATATACTTAAAG GCACATCCAATGCTAAGTGATCATGAATGCAAGAAGCTATGCAAATTCATAGACTGTCAAAAACTATCTCAAGAAGCTACCAACCATGCAGCACAAAACGAGCGACTCCCAGTACAAATGGCAATTAAGGTGCTATATTTCGAGCAGCTACGGTTAAAGAATGCCTTGTGTGGGAGCAATGACGATGGATTCTTGTCCCAGAAAATAAGCAGCGGTGTCCCGAGTGCCGCTATGTCGCCTCGAGATAACTACGCCTCGTTAAGAAGAGAAAACCGAGAACTGAAGCTCGAGATATCGAGAATGAGAGTAAGGTTGAGTGAGTTGGAGAAAGAGCAAGTGGTGATGAAACGTGGGATGATGGAGAAATCAGGGAATGGGAAGACTTTCTTCACTTCTTTATCGAAAGGGATCGGGAGGATCGGGATATTTAGCGGTCCCGGTGGAGGAAAACGTCGCAAGCCACGCGGATCAGAAGGGAAAAGCGGAAGGAGTCGAAGGTATTCTGTGTCTTAA